A stretch of the Thermus thermophilus genome encodes the following:
- the pyk gene encoding pyruvate kinase, with the protein MPPFKRTKIVATLGPATDDKEVIRALAEAGADVFRLNFSHGAPEDHRRRVGWVREVAEELGRTLAVLQDLQGPKIRVGRFREGQVLLRPGQRFVLTAEPVEGDEHRVSVSYKGLPEDVSPGQTLLLDDGRIRLKVLEVRGPEIHTEVEVGGVLSNNKGINIPGADLSIPALSEKDIQDLALGAELGVDWVAVSFVRTRDDLLLARHYLSRYGSKARLMAKIEKPSAVARFEEILEEADGIMVARGDLGVEMPLEEVPIVQKRLILRCIAAGKPVITATQMLESMVQNPSPTRAEASDVANAIFDGTDAVMLSAETAAGAYPVEAVAMMGRIAKAVESSPEFLQKLNVLRPAPTPTTQDAIAQAADDVVEAVGARAIVVFTATGSSARRIARTRPQVPILALTPNPEVRNQLALVWGVYPHLAPDPQDTDDMVRIALREVKALGLAQVGDRVVIAAGVPFGVRGTTNLIRVERVG; encoded by the coding sequence AGCGCACCAAGATCGTGGCCACCCTGGGACCGGCCACGGACGACAAGGAGGTGATCCGCGCCCTGGCGGAGGCCGGGGCCGACGTCTTTCGTCTGAACTTCAGCCACGGCGCTCCCGAGGACCACAGGCGCCGGGTGGGCTGGGTGCGGGAGGTGGCGGAGGAGCTCGGCCGAACCCTGGCCGTCCTCCAGGACCTCCAGGGCCCGAAGATCCGTGTGGGCCGTTTCCGGGAGGGGCAGGTCCTCCTCCGCCCGGGGCAGAGGTTCGTCCTCACCGCCGAGCCCGTGGAGGGGGACGAGCACCGCGTTTCCGTGAGCTACAAGGGGCTTCCCGAGGACGTTTCCCCGGGGCAGACCCTCCTTTTGGACGACGGCCGCATCCGGCTCAAGGTCCTGGAGGTCCGGGGCCCGGAGATCCACACGGAGGTGGAGGTGGGCGGGGTCCTCTCCAACAACAAGGGGATCAACATCCCTGGGGCGGACCTCTCCATCCCCGCCCTCTCGGAGAAGGACATCCAGGATCTGGCCCTGGGGGCGGAGCTCGGGGTGGACTGGGTGGCGGTCTCCTTCGTCCGCACGCGGGACGACCTCCTCCTCGCCCGGCACTACCTCTCCCGCTACGGCTCCAAGGCCAGGCTCATGGCCAAGATTGAGAAGCCCTCGGCCGTGGCCCGGTTTGAGGAGATCCTGGAGGAGGCGGACGGGATCATGGTGGCCCGGGGGGACCTCGGGGTGGAGATGCCCCTGGAGGAGGTGCCCATCGTCCAGAAGCGCCTCATCCTCCGGTGCATCGCCGCCGGGAAGCCGGTGATCACCGCCACCCAGATGCTGGAGTCCATGGTGCAGAACCCGAGCCCCACCCGGGCCGAGGCCTCGGACGTGGCCAACGCCATCTTTGACGGGACGGACGCGGTGATGCTCTCCGCGGAGACGGCGGCCGGGGCCTACCCGGTGGAGGCCGTGGCCATGATGGGGAGGATCGCCAAGGCGGTGGAGTCCTCCCCGGAGTTCTTGCAAAAGCTCAACGTCCTCCGCCCCGCCCCCACCCCCACCACCCAGGACGCCATCGCCCAGGCGGCGGACGACGTGGTGGAGGCGGTGGGGGCCCGGGCCATCGTGGTCTTCACGGCCACGGGCAGCTCGGCGCGGAGAATCGCCCGTACCCGGCCCCAGGTGCCCATCCTGGCCCTCACCCCGAACCCCGAGGTGCGGAACCAGCTGGCCTTGGTCTGGGGGGTCTACCCCCATCTCGCCCCCGACCCCCAGGACACCGACGATATGGTCCGCATCGCCCTCAGGGAGGTAAAGGCCCTGGGGCTCGCCCAGGTGGGGGACCGGGTGGTCATCGCCGCCGGGGTGCCCTTCGGGGTCCGGGGGACGACGAACCTCATCCGCGTGGAGCGGGTGGGGTAG